A genomic window from Cucumis melo cultivar AY chromosome 8, USDA_Cmelo_AY_1.0, whole genome shotgun sequence includes:
- the LOC103485035 gene encoding uncharacterized protein LOC103485035, with amino-acid sequence MAAETGLFAVQQTIGTVLCCKCGIPMTPNAANMCVKCLCSEVDITEGLQKQLTIMHCPDCESYLQPPRTWIKAQLESKELLTFCIKRLRNLNKVKLVHAEFVWTEPHSKRIKVKLKVQKEVLHGAILEQSYVVEYVVQDHLCESCSRIQANPDQWVASVQLRQHVPHRRTFFFLEQLILKHGAAASAIRIKQMDQGIDFFFSNRSHGVKFVEFVGKVAPIRSRHDKQLVSHDPKSNIHNHKHTFSVEISPICREDLICLPPKVAVSLGNLGPLVICTKVTNAIALLDPFTLRHCFLDADQYWRTSFRSLLTSRQLVEYVVLDIENVSTEVNVAGSKYMLAYAQVARVSDFGRNDTMFSIKTHLGHILNPGDYALGYDLYGANSNDMELEKYKGLELPEAILIKKSYEEKRQRKRGKPRSWKLKSLAMDVDDKSKVDENKMNSEYEQFLRDLEENPDLRFNISLYRNREYQPSEITDGEDGPSVPLDELLADLDLSEGEGDDAMNE; translated from the coding sequence CAGAAACAGGATTGTTTGCTGTTCAACAGACCATTGGCACTGTCTTATGTTGCAAATGTGGAATTCCCATGACACCAAATGCTGCCAATATGTGTGTCAAGTGCTTGTGTTCTGAGGTTGACATCACTGAAGGTTTACAGAAGCAATTGACTATCATGCATTGTCCGGACTGCGAGAGTTACTTGCAGCCACCCCGAACTTGGATTAAAGCACAATTAGAATCAAAGGAACTGTTGACATTCTGTATCAAAAGGTTGAGAAATTTGAATAAAGTTAAACTGGTGCATGCTGAATTTGTTTGGACTGAACCCCATTCCAAAAGGATCAAGGTCAAGTTGAAGGTTCAGAAAGAAGTCTTACATGGAGCAATTTTGGAACAGTCCTACGTTGTGGAGTATGTTGTACAGGATCACTTGTGTGAGTCTTGCTCAAGGATCCAGGCTAATCCCGATCAATGGGTGGCTTCTGTTCAACTTAGGCAACATGTTCCTCACCGCCGTACCTTTTTCTTCTTGGAGCAATTGATACTGAAGCATGGTGCTGCTGCCAGTGCCATAAGGATCAAGCAGATGGATCAAGgtattgattttttcttttctaatagGAGTCATGGTGTAAAGTTTGTGGAATTCGTTGGAAAGGTTGCTCCAATCAGGAGCCGTCACGATAAACAACTTGTTTCACATGATCCTAAGAGTAACATTCACAACCATAAGCACACTTTCTCTGTTGAAATATCCCCAATATGCCGTGAGGATTTGATATGCTTGCCTCCTAAAGTTGCTGTTAGTTTAGGCAATCTTGGTCCTCTTGTAATTTGCACCAAAGTTACAAATGCTATTGCTTTACTTGATCCATTCACATTAAGGCACTGCTTCTTGGATGCTGATCAAtattggaggacatcctttagGTCTCTACTTACCAGCAGGCAACTTGTGGAATATGTTGTATTGGATATAGAAAATGTTTCAACTGAAGTCAATGTTGCTGGTTCCAAGTATATGTTGGCCTATGCCCAAGTAGCTCGTGTATCAGATTTTGGAAGGAATGACACGATGTTCTCCATAAAAACCCATCTAGGTCATATCTTGAACCCTGGGGATTATGCTCTTGGTTATGATCTTTATGGAGCCAATAGTAACGATATGGAGCTAGAAAAATATAAGGGTCTTGAGCTTCCAGAAGCTATTTTAATCAAGAAGAGTTACGAAGAAAAGCGTCAGAGAAAGCGTGGTAAGCCTCGATCATGGAAGCTCAAATCTCTTGCAATGGATGTTGATGATAAAAGTAAAGTAGATGAAAATAAGATGAACTCCGAATACGAACAATTTTTGAGAGATCTGGAGGAGAATCCAGATTTGAGGTTCAACATTTCATTGTACCGTAATAGAGAATACCAACCATCTGAAATTACTGATGGGGAAGATGGACCGTCAGTACCACTTGACGAGTTGCTTGCTGATCTTGATTTAAGTGAAGGGGAGGGAGACGATGCCATGAACGAGTAA